The following nucleotide sequence is from Chloracidobacterium validum.
CGTCAGCGGCGGATGCTCGGTTGGTGGCTGAAACGGCTGACCAGATGGGCTTGAGCTGGACGGTGGAGCAAGTGGATGTCGCCCGGTTGGTCGCCGTCGAAGGCGGCAATCTGGAAGCCGTTGCCCGGCGAGTGCGCTATGCGTTTCTCCAGCGGACGGCCGAGCGCCTCGGCGCGGCGTTTGTGGCCACCGCGCACACGCAGAACGACCAGGCTGAAACCATTCTGCTCCGACTGGTACGGGGAACTGGCCTGGACGGGTTGACCGCAATTGCTCCAGTGCGTCGGCTGGCGCCTGGGTCGGCGGTACAGGTGATCCGTCCGATGCTGGCAACCCCGCGTCACCGGATTGCAGCCTATGCGCAGCGGCACGGCATAAGGTTTCACAAAGATGCGACGAATGACGACCTCTCACGGGCGCGCAATCGGTTACGCCAGATCGTGATTCCAGAGCTGGCGCGGCTCAATCCACGCTTGGGCGAGTCGCTCGCTAGGCTGGCGGCACAGGCGCGAGAGGATAGTGACTATTTGGCAAGTGTTGCGCAGGGGTGGTTGCAGCGACATGCCCGCCGCGTTGACCGGCGACTGGCGCTGCCGGTCACTGAGTTGGCGGCGCTTCCGCCCGCGATCCGTCGAAGGGTCTTGCATACGGTCGCGCAACAGGATGATTATCCGGCTGTGGCGTTTCGGCACATCAACGCCATCGAGCAAACCCTCCTTGCCGCCGACGCGGTCGGAAAGTGTCTTGATTTGACCGGCGGACGCACGGTACGGCGCGTCGCTGATGCGCTCGTGTTCGCCTAAGCTTATATTGAAGGTAGGTAGGCCACGCCGCCTGCCGCAGGAAAACGCGCGATGACTTTTCTTTGGAAAAGCCATTCGTGTAAACTCACGCTCCCATGCGCGACAGGCGCCCCAACGCCTGTCACAGCTTATTCAACCGAATCTCTCGGTCATCCACACAGAGACAACCGACGACCGAAACGGAAAGGCAGGCGCGACGTTGAATACGGCAGTCCGACAAGTAGTTCTTTGGATCGTCATCATTGCTGGCGGCGTGTTGTTCTGGAGCTTGCTCCATCGCAACGGACCACTCAAGGAAGACAACCCCGATTACGCGACCTTGGTCAAGAAGATTGACGCCAAGGAAATCCAAGAAGCCGTCATCTCGGATACGGAAGTCACAGGCAAGTACGTCAATGGGAAACCCTTTCGTACGGACATCGTGGCTAACGTATCTGGCGACCTGATGAAACGCATGGCGGAAAAAGACATCAAGGTCCAGGGCAAGCCGGCCACCAGTGGTATCTGGCTAACCATCTTGCTCTACTATCTGCCGGTGTTCCTGCTGATTGGATTCGTTTTCCTGATGATGCGTCAGATGCAGGGCAGCGGCAACAAGGCCCTGTCCTTCGGACGCAGTCGGGCGCGTCTGCTCTCGAACCAGGCCAAGCGCATTACCTTCAAGGACGTGGCCGGCGTCGAGGAGTCAAAGGAAGAGCTTCAGGAAATCATCGAGTTTCTCAAAGAACCCCAGAAGTTCCAGAAGCTGGGTGGGCGTATTCCGAAAGGCATTTTGATGATGGGCCCGCCTGGTACGGGCAAGACCCTGTTGGCGCGCGCGGTGGCCGGTGAAGCCAATGTGCCGTTTTTTTCCATTTCGGGGTCTGACTTTGTTGAGATGTTCGTTGGCGTGGGCGCGTCGCGGGTCCGCGATCTGTTTGAACAAGGCAAGAAAAACGCCCCCTGTATCATTTTTATTGACGAAATTGACGCAGTGGGTCGCCATCGTGGGGCCGGTCTGGGCGGCGGCCACGATGAGCGTGAGCAAACGCTCAACCAGTTGCTGGTTGAAATGGATGGCTTTGAGTCGAACGACGGCGTCATCTTGATTGCCTCGACCAACCGGCCGGATGTGCTTGACCCGGCGCTGCTGCGTCCAGGGCGATTTGATCGGCGGGTGGTCGTCAATCGCCCGGATGTCAAGGGGCGCGAGGGAATTTTGGCCGTCCACACGCGCAAGATTCCGCTGGGCGATGACGTGGACATCTCCGTGATTGCGCGTGGTACTCCCGGCTTCACCGGGGCTGACCTGGCCAATCTGGTCAACGAAGCTGCGCTCAATGCGGCCCGCAACAACCAGAAGTTTGTTACCATGCGTGACTTCGAGTGGGCCAAGGACAAGGTCATCATGGGCAGCGAGCGGCGCTCGATGGTGATGTCAAATGAAGAAAAGCGCAACACGGCTTATCACGAAGCCGGACACGCGCTGGTTGGCATCAAAGTGCCGAATGCCGACCCGGTTCACAAGATTACGATTATCCCCCGCGGCATGGCTCTGGGACTCACGCAGCAACTGCCAGAAGCGGACCGCTATTCGCACACCCGTGAGTACATCGAAGGGCAAATTGCCATTTTGATGGGTGGCCGCTTGGCTGAGGAAATCTTTCTCAACCACATCACCACTGGCGCGTCGAATGACATCGAACGGGCCACGGAAATGGCGCGGCGGATGGTGTGCGAGTTTGGCATGTCGCAGTTAGGCCCGCTGACCTTTGGCAAGAAGGAGGAGCAAATCTTCCTGGGACGTGAAATCGCCCAGCATCAAGACTACAGCGAAGACACGGCCATCAAGATTGATCAAGAGGTCAAGCGAATCGTCATGGAGCAATACAATCGGGCGCGGCAAATCATTTTGGATAACAAGGACGCGCTCGTTCGGCTGGCGGAGGCGTTGCTAGAGCGCGAGTCGCTCGATGCCATCCAGGTTCGCCGGTTGGTTGCCGGTCTCCCGCTCGATGACGATGAGCCGACTGGCAGCAGCGATCGCGACGACGCCAAGCCGGATGCGCTGCGCCCGGCGGTCGTCAAACCCTTGATTCCACCGGTTGCCGCCGGTGACAACCCGGCAACGGCATAGCGCCTGGCGCAGTTTGCTGGACCACGCCCTGCGACGTCCGTTTTCGAGGCTCGCAGGGCTTTTTCTTCTTTACCGGCGCGCGCTCAATGCCGAGGCGGCCGTATGAGCGTCCAGTGCCGGTCGCTCGTCTGAGTAACGGTGATGCCGGTCAATCCAGCTTCGCGCGCGGCGGCTTGGATTTCCGCCAGCGTGAGCGCCGCACCGAGCGAGTCCCGGAAAAGTTTCTGCTGGCGCAGGGATTCACCCGCCGCATACTGCGCAACTAGAGCGTCAGCCGCTTCCGGTGTTGCCGGACGAAGCAGGTCACGAATGAAAAGCGCAGCTTCTGGCTTGGCGACGCGCGCAATTTCACGAAGTGCGTGTTCTGGCTGCGGGATGTGGTGGATGATACTGTTCGAAATCACCACGTCAAAACTGGCGTCAGGAAAGGGAAGTGCCTTGGCATCCGTCAAGCGCAGCTCGATTTGTGCCGACAAGCCGGCCAGGGCCACGTTGTGAGCGGCCAGCTTGAGCATTTCGGCTGACAAATCCACGGCGATGATGCGCACTTCCGGCAGCCGCCCGGCAATGAGGATCGGAATTCGCGCCGTGCCAGTGCCCACGTCAAGTAGCCGTCCGGCTTGAATTCCCAGCGCAACGACGCCTTCGGCAAAGGCTGTATTGACTTCGGTAAAGTCCATGGCGTCGTAATCCTGGGCTTCCTCTGGTGTGTCCATCACTTCGGGTTCAAGGATGCGTTCCATGGGGCGTTCCTACGCTTCCGTGAGTTGACTGCGGAGTGCTTCTGGTGATGTCACCGGCGACTGGCAGGTGAAGTTTTGGCAAACATAGGCCGTTGGCTGTCCGTCCTGCATGACACGCTGGGCAGCCAGCGCCACTTCGCG
It contains:
- the tilS gene encoding tRNA lysidine(34) synthetase TilS, producing the protein MMRDRSTRSATERLARQSGRRQAAGSPLNIEWLRHVVGFPERGVVVAVSGGLDSMTLLHALSAWRGSAGNWLHVAHLDHGLRGAASAADARLVAETADQMGLSWTVEQVDVARLVAVEGGNLEAVARRVRYAFLQRTAERLGAAFVATAHTQNDQAETILLRLVRGTGLDGLTAIAPVRRLAPGSAVQVIRPMLATPRHRIAAYAQRHGIRFHKDATNDDLSRARNRLRQIVIPELARLNPRLGESLARLAAQAREDSDYLASVAQGWLQRHARRVDRRLALPVTELAALPPAIRRRVLHTVAQQDDYPAVAFRHINAIEQTLLAADAVGKCLDLTGGRTVRRVADALVFA
- the ftsH gene encoding ATP-dependent zinc metalloprotease FtsH; this translates as MNTAVRQVVLWIVIIAGGVLFWSLLHRNGPLKEDNPDYATLVKKIDAKEIQEAVISDTEVTGKYVNGKPFRTDIVANVSGDLMKRMAEKDIKVQGKPATSGIWLTILLYYLPVFLLIGFVFLMMRQMQGSGNKALSFGRSRARLLSNQAKRITFKDVAGVEESKEELQEIIEFLKEPQKFQKLGGRIPKGILMMGPPGTGKTLLARAVAGEANVPFFSISGSDFVEMFVGVGASRVRDLFEQGKKNAPCIIFIDEIDAVGRHRGAGLGGGHDEREQTLNQLLVEMDGFESNDGVILIASTNRPDVLDPALLRPGRFDRRVVVNRPDVKGREGILAVHTRKIPLGDDVDISVIARGTPGFTGADLANLVNEAALNAARNNQKFVTMRDFEWAKDKVIMGSERRSMVMSNEEKRNTAYHEAGHALVGIKVPNADPVHKITIIPRGMALGLTQQLPEADRYSHTREYIEGQIAILMGGRLAEEIFLNHITTGASNDIERATEMARRMVCEFGMSQLGPLTFGKKEEQIFLGREIAQHQDYSEDTAIKIDQEVKRIVMEQYNRARQIILDNKDALVRLAEALLERESLDAIQVRRLVAGLPLDDDEPTGSSDRDDAKPDALRPAVVKPLIPPVAAGDNPATA
- a CDS encoding class I SAM-dependent methyltransferase encodes the protein MERILEPEVMDTPEEAQDYDAMDFTEVNTAFAEGVVALGIQAGRLLDVGTGTARIPILIAGRLPEVRIIAVDLSAEMLKLAAHNVALAGLSAQIELRLTDAKALPFPDASFDVVISNSIIHHIPQPEHALREIARVAKPEAALFIRDLLRPATPEAADALVAQYAAGESLRQQKLFRDSLGAALTLAEIQAAAREAGLTGITVTQTSDRHWTLIRPPRH